The following DNA comes from Mucilaginibacter jinjuensis.
ATTGTTATAAAAGTAAGTATTGTACTTTTTGGTAGGCTTAGGAGCCTTTTGGCCAAAGCAAAAAGCCGCTGAAAAAACGAATAGAAGGAGGTATAAAAACTTCATAAGTTGCGCTAAGGTTAAGCGCAACTAAACTACTTAATTAATTTATTATCCGTATCAGGGAATACTAAAATGGGTTCAAATTTACGTGCTTCTTCCATCTCCATCGAAGCGTAAGATATGATGATCACAATATCACCAACTTGTGCCAGGCGTGCTGCTGCACCGTTTAAACATACGATACCGCTACCCCGTTCGCCCCTAATTACATAAGTTTCAAAACGTGCACCGTTATTATTATTTACAATCTGCACCTTTTCGTTCGGGATAATATTGGCTGCGTCTATCAGGTCCTCGTCGATGGTAATGCTGCCAACGTAATTCAATTCAGCCTGTGTTACCTTAACGCGGTGGATCTTTGATTTTAAAACCTCAATAATCATTTTACAAAGTTATAATATAGAATTTGGAATTGGGAGAGTGCAAAATCAGCGGATTATCATATTGTCTATCAGCCTGGTTTTGCCTACCTGCGCAGCTGTTAGGGCTACTAAATGCGTATTGGCTTCGGTTGCCGGTAATAAGGTTTCGCCATCGGCAACCTCAAAATATTCGAGCTTTACGCCAGGCTCTGCATTGATCATTTCAATAGCCTCGGCAGTTACTTTTTGCAGATTACTACCGT
Coding sequences within:
- the panD gene encoding aspartate 1-decarboxylase, yielding MIIEVLKSKIHRVKVTQAELNYVGSITIDEDLIDAANIIPNEKVQIVNNNNGARFETYVIRGERGSGIVCLNGAAARLAQVGDIVIIISYASMEMEEARKFEPILVFPDTDNKLIK